TATACAGACGCTGCTGACAACTTAGTCAAAACAGAAGCGAATATTTCAATCACCAGTGATTTAACTGCCTTTCCTGTTGAGCTGCGTGAGAAATATCCTTTTGGTCTAACAACGATCGTTCCAATGTTTGGAGCAGGTGAACGTTTAGGAACAATTATTTTAGCTAGAGTAGAACAATCGTTTGACGAAGATGATTTAGTTTTAGCCGAATATAGCGCAACTGTTGTTGGGATGCAGATCCTATACCAACAATCAAGAAACATCGAGGCAAATGTTCGGAGTGCAACTGCTGTACAAATGGCAATCAATACATTATCTTACAGTGAATTAAAAGCAGTCCAAGCGATTTTCAAAGCTTTAGATGGTGAAGAGGGTAGACTAACTGCGTCTAGTATTGCAGATGAAATCGGAATCACTCGTTCTGTGATTGTGAACGCATTAAGAAAATTAGAATCTGCCGGAATCATTGAATCACGATCTCTAGGTATGAAAGGAACGTATCTGAAAGTCTTAAACAAACAATTTATTAAAGAAT
This sequence is a window from Enterococcus sp. 7F3_DIV0205. Protein-coding genes within it:
- the codY gene encoding GTP-sensing pleiotropic transcriptional regulator CodY, whose protein sequence is MTTLLEKTRQINKLLQQKNTFDQKAELPYDKMAVILGDVLDSNAYIISNEGVLLGYNEKLDVNNARVKHMFEEKRFPQSYTDAADNLVKTEANISITSDLTAFPVELREKYPFGLTTIVPMFGAGERLGTIILARVEQSFDEDDLVLAEYSATVVGMQILYQQSRNIEANVRSATAVQMAINTLSYSELKAVQAIFKALDGEEGRLTASSIADEIGITRSVIVNALRKLESAGIIESRSLGMKGTYLKVLNKQFIKELEKDNK